In a genomic window of Gossypium arboreum isolate Shixiya-1 chromosome 7, ASM2569848v2, whole genome shotgun sequence:
- the LOC108482392 gene encoding histone H3-like centromeric protein CENH3 isoform X2 codes for MSRTKHTAAKKPRRKPSAAAAASPATASPHTRSCKTNLSQIRNLLFLKVTAKKTGGPATPRKSKRPHRFRAGTRALQEIRKYQKTSNLLVPAASFIREVRAISYRFAPDINRWQAEALVAIQEAAEDYLIQLFGDAMLCAIHAKRVTLMKKDIQLARRLGGMGQPW; via the exons ATGTCGAGAACCAAGCACACCGCTGCTAAGAAACCAAGACGGAAGCCATCtg CTGCCGCTGCGGCTTCACCGGCGACGGCATCACCACATACCAGATCG TGCAAAACAAATCTGAGTCAGATACGCAATCTTTTGTTCCTGAAGGTAACTGCAAAAAAAACTGGAGGACCGGCCACACCAA GAAAATCGAAGAGGCCTCATCGTTTTCGAGCAGGAACTAGGGCTCTTCAAGAGATTCGGAAATACCAGAAGACCTCAAATCTACTTGTTCCTGCTGCCAGCTTCATCAGAGAA GTAAGAGCTATTAGCTACCGATTTGCTCCAGACATAAATCGTTGGCAAGCTGAAGCTTTAGTTGCAATTCAAGAG GCAGCAGAGGACTATTTGATTCAATTGTTTGGAGATGCAATGCTGTGTGCAATTCATGCAAAGCGTGTTACACTGA TGAAGAAGGATATTCAGTTGGCAAGGCGACTTGGTGGGATGGGCCAACCTTGGTGA
- the LOC108460017 gene encoding protein WHAT'S THIS FACTOR 1 homolog, chloroplastic, with product MEPLLLLASNKASISASFPLFLSYKSSFHEKPKISRKSHFHPSKGVPEKTPFFGRSLVLQDKAFTSLGNLRKTHVPFEPIRAVVKRRKELPFDNVIQRDKKLKLVLKIRKILVSQPDRIMSLRSLGRYRRDLGLEKRRRFIALLRKFPGVFEIMEEGAFSLRFRLTPEAERLYLDELRVRNEMEGLLVVKLRKLLMMSMEKRILLEKIAHLRTDIGLPLEFRDTICQRYPQYFRVVQTERGPALELTHWDPELAVSAAELAEEENRARELEEKNLIIDRPLKFNRIKLPKGLNLSKGEMRRLCQFRDMPYISPYSDFSGLRSGTPEKEKHACGVVHEILSLAVEKRTLVDHLTHFREEFRFSQQLRGMIIRHPDMFYVSLKGDRDSVFLREAYRDSQLIDKDPLLLIKEKFRSLVAIPRFPKRGSSKKDADNNEESNMQEEASDEEEEEGYSDMDSYLSDGGFGDDEGGKDDDYADDWSDDDDGDAPPDFDDNDELVNVGSSKPTKQTAFSAKKEEERRAPVFPDGRPRERW from the coding sequence ATGGAACCTCTGCTTCTGCTTGCTTCAAACAAAGCTTCAATATCGGCCTCCTTCCCCCTGTTTCTCTCCTACAAATCCTCATTTcatgaaaaaccaaaaatttccAGGAAATCTCATTTTCATCCCTCAAAAGGGGTTCCAGAGAAAACGCCATTTTTTGGTCGAAGCTTGGTTTTGCAAGATAAGGCTTTTACTTCTTTGGGTAATCTGAGAAAAACCCATGTCCCTTTTGAGCCAATAAGAGCTGTAGTTAAGAGAAGAAAAGAGCTTCCTTTTGATAATGTGATTCAAAGGGACAAGAAGCTTAAATTGGTCTTAAAGATAAGGAAGATTCTAGTGAGTCAACCTGATAGAATCATGTCACTTAGGTCGTTGGGGAGATATAGAAGAGACTTAGGTCTTGAAAAAAGGCGTAGATTTATTGCTTTATTGAGGAAGTTTCCTGGAGTGTTTGAAATTATGGAGGAGGGAGCTTTTTCACTGAGGTTTAGATTGACACCTGAAGCTGAAAGGCTATACTTGGATGAGTTGAGAGTTAGGAATGAAATGGAAGGTTTGCTGGTTGTTAAGTTGAGGAAGTTGCTGATGATGTCAATGGAGAAGCGGATTCTGTTGGAGAAGATTGCACATTTGAGGACTGATATTGGGCTTCCTTTAGAGTTTCGTGATACAATTTGTCAGCGATACCCTCAGTATTTTCGTGTAGTTCAAACTGAACGAGGCCCTGCTTTGGAGTTAACTCATTGGGATCCTGAGCTTGCTGTATCAGCTGCTGAACTAGCTGAAGAGGAAAATCGAGCTAGAGAGTTGGAAGAGAAGAACTTGATTATAGATAGACCGCTTAAATTCAATAGAATTAAGCTTCCCAAGGGTCTTAATCTTTCTAAGGGTGAAATGAGAAGGCTATGCCAGTTTAGAGACATGCCTTATATAAGCCCTTATTCAGACTTTTCAGGATTGAGATCAGGAACACCTGAGAAGGAGAAGCATGCTTGCGGGGTGGTACATGAGATTTTGAGCCTCGCTGTTGAGAAGAGAACACTTGTAGATCACCTCACTCATTTCCGAGAGGAGTTTAGATTCTCTCAGCAACTTCGAGGGATGATAATAAGGCACCCTGATATGTTCTATGTGTCTTTGAAAGGGGATAGGGATTCTGTTTTTCTTAGGGAAGCTTATCGTGATTCTCAATTGATAGATAAGGATCCACTGTTGCTTATTAAAGAGAAGTTTCGCTCTCTTGTTGCCATTCCTAGGTTCCCAAAAAGGGGTAGTTCAAAGAAAGATGCAGATAATAATGAAGAAAGCAACATGCAAGAGGAGGCAAGTgatgaggaagaagaagaaggataTTCTGATATGGATAGTTATCTGAGTGATGGTGGGTTTGGTGATGATGAGGGTGGCAAAGATGATGACTATGCGGATGATTGGAGCgatgatgatgatggtgatgCACCACCAGATTTTGATGACAATGATGAGCTTGTTAATGTTGGGTCGAGCAAACCAACTAAACAAACAGCTTTCTCAGCCAAGAAAGAGGAAGAAAGGCGTGCTCCTGTATTTCCTGATGGTCGGCCAAGAGAGCGTTGGTAA
- the LOC108482392 gene encoding histone H3-like centromeric protein CENH3 isoform X1: protein MSRTKHTAAKKPRRKPSAAAAASPATASPHTRSCKTNLSQIRNLLFLKVTAKKTGGPATPTPGKSKRPHRFRAGTRALQEIRKYQKTSNLLVPAASFIREVRAISYRFAPDINRWQAEALVAIQEAAEDYLIQLFGDAMLCAIHAKRVTLMKKDIQLARRLGGMGQPW, encoded by the exons ATGTCGAGAACCAAGCACACCGCTGCTAAGAAACCAAGACGGAAGCCATCtg CTGCCGCTGCGGCTTCACCGGCGACGGCATCACCACATACCAGATCG TGCAAAACAAATCTGAGTCAGATACGCAATCTTTTGTTCCTGAAGGTAACTGCAAAAAAAACTGGAGGACCGGCCACACCAA CTCCAGGAAAATCGAAGAGGCCTCATCGTTTTCGAGCAGGAACTAGGGCTCTTCAAGAGATTCGGAAATACCAGAAGACCTCAAATCTACTTGTTCCTGCTGCCAGCTTCATCAGAGAA GTAAGAGCTATTAGCTACCGATTTGCTCCAGACATAAATCGTTGGCAAGCTGAAGCTTTAGTTGCAATTCAAGAG GCAGCAGAGGACTATTTGATTCAATTGTTTGGAGATGCAATGCTGTGTGCAATTCATGCAAAGCGTGTTACACTGA TGAAGAAGGATATTCAGTTGGCAAGGCGACTTGGTGGGATGGGCCAACCTTGGTGA
- the LOC108482392 gene encoding histone H3-like centromeric protein CENH3 isoform X3: MSRTKHTAAKKPRRKPSAAAAASPATASPHTRSVTAKKTGGPATPTPGKSKRPHRFRAGTRALQEIRKYQKTSNLLVPAASFIREVRAISYRFAPDINRWQAEALVAIQEAAEDYLIQLFGDAMLCAIHAKRVTLMKKDIQLARRLGGMGQPW; this comes from the exons ATGTCGAGAACCAAGCACACCGCTGCTAAGAAACCAAGACGGAAGCCATCtg CTGCCGCTGCGGCTTCACCGGCGACGGCATCACCACATACCAGATCG GTAACTGCAAAAAAAACTGGAGGACCGGCCACACCAA CTCCAGGAAAATCGAAGAGGCCTCATCGTTTTCGAGCAGGAACTAGGGCTCTTCAAGAGATTCGGAAATACCAGAAGACCTCAAATCTACTTGTTCCTGCTGCCAGCTTCATCAGAGAA GTAAGAGCTATTAGCTACCGATTTGCTCCAGACATAAATCGTTGGCAAGCTGAAGCTTTAGTTGCAATTCAAGAG GCAGCAGAGGACTATTTGATTCAATTGTTTGGAGATGCAATGCTGTGTGCAATTCATGCAAAGCGTGTTACACTGA TGAAGAAGGATATTCAGTTGGCAAGGCGACTTGGTGGGATGGGCCAACCTTGGTGA
- the LOC108482392 gene encoding histone H3-like centromeric protein CENH3 isoform X5, with the protein MSRTKHTAAKKPRRKPSAAAAASPATASPHTRSCKTNLSQIRNLLFLKVTAKKTGGPATPTPGKSKRPHRFRAGTRALQEIRKYQKTSNLLVPAASFIREVRAISYRFAPDINRWQAEALVAIQEVHV; encoded by the exons ATGTCGAGAACCAAGCACACCGCTGCTAAGAAACCAAGACGGAAGCCATCtg CTGCCGCTGCGGCTTCACCGGCGACGGCATCACCACATACCAGATCG TGCAAAACAAATCTGAGTCAGATACGCAATCTTTTGTTCCTGAAGGTAACTGCAAAAAAAACTGGAGGACCGGCCACACCAA CTCCAGGAAAATCGAAGAGGCCTCATCGTTTTCGAGCAGGAACTAGGGCTCTTCAAGAGATTCGGAAATACCAGAAGACCTCAAATCTACTTGTTCCTGCTGCCAGCTTCATCAGAGAA GTAAGAGCTATTAGCTACCGATTTGCTCCAGACATAAATCGTTGGCAAGCTGAAGCTTTAGTTGCAATTCAAGAG GTGCATGTGTAG
- the LOC108482392 gene encoding histone H3-like centromeric protein CENH3 isoform X4 codes for MSRTKHTAAKKPRRKPSAAAAASPATASPHTRSVTAKKTGGPATPRKSKRPHRFRAGTRALQEIRKYQKTSNLLVPAASFIREVRAISYRFAPDINRWQAEALVAIQEAAEDYLIQLFGDAMLCAIHAKRVTLMKKDIQLARRLGGMGQPW; via the exons ATGTCGAGAACCAAGCACACCGCTGCTAAGAAACCAAGACGGAAGCCATCtg CTGCCGCTGCGGCTTCACCGGCGACGGCATCACCACATACCAGATCG GTAACTGCAAAAAAAACTGGAGGACCGGCCACACCAA GAAAATCGAAGAGGCCTCATCGTTTTCGAGCAGGAACTAGGGCTCTTCAAGAGATTCGGAAATACCAGAAGACCTCAAATCTACTTGTTCCTGCTGCCAGCTTCATCAGAGAA GTAAGAGCTATTAGCTACCGATTTGCTCCAGACATAAATCGTTGGCAAGCTGAAGCTTTAGTTGCAATTCAAGAG GCAGCAGAGGACTATTTGATTCAATTGTTTGGAGATGCAATGCTGTGTGCAATTCATGCAAAGCGTGTTACACTGA TGAAGAAGGATATTCAGTTGGCAAGGCGACTTGGTGGGATGGGCCAACCTTGGTGA